The Nocardioides sp. S5 genome includes a window with the following:
- a CDS encoding acyl-ACP desaturase — MAALESTQLLTELEPVVEDNLNRHMAMADEWMPHEYVPWSLGRDFADLGGDPWEVAQSQLSPIARTALEVNLLTEDNLPSYHREIDRAFGRDSAWGTWVNRWTAEEGRHAFCIRDYLLVTRGVDPVELERARMETMETGYEAMDKSLLNVCAYVSFQELATRVSHRNTGRYTEEPIADKLLARVAKDENLHMIFYRNIVTAALELTPSQTMRAITEEVVGFEMPGSVIPGFSRKAVQMAKAGIYDLRIHHDDIVAPLLRQWGVWELEGLDADGEAARDELAAAVATLDGEATRFVERRDEAAAKKAARQA, encoded by the coding sequence GTGGCCGCACTCGAGAGCACCCAGCTGCTGACCGAGCTCGAGCCGGTGGTGGAGGACAACCTCAACCGGCACATGGCGATGGCCGACGAGTGGATGCCGCACGAGTACGTCCCGTGGAGCCTGGGCCGCGACTTCGCCGACCTCGGCGGCGACCCGTGGGAGGTCGCGCAGTCCCAGCTGTCCCCCATCGCGCGCACGGCGCTCGAGGTCAACCTGCTGACCGAGGACAACCTGCCGAGCTACCACCGCGAGATCGACCGTGCCTTCGGCCGCGACAGCGCGTGGGGCACCTGGGTGAACCGGTGGACCGCCGAGGAGGGCCGCCACGCCTTCTGCATCCGCGACTACCTCCTCGTCACCCGCGGCGTCGACCCCGTCGAGCTCGAGCGCGCGCGGATGGAGACCATGGAGACCGGCTACGAGGCGATGGACAAGTCGCTGCTCAACGTCTGCGCCTACGTGTCGTTCCAGGAGCTCGCCACCCGGGTCTCGCACCGCAACACCGGCCGCTACACCGAGGAGCCGATCGCCGACAAGCTGCTCGCCCGCGTCGCCAAGGACGAGAACCTCCACATGATCTTCTACCGCAACATCGTCACCGCGGCCCTCGAGCTCACCCCCAGCCAGACGATGCGCGCGATCACCGAGGAGGTCGTCGGCTTCGAGATGCCCGGCAGCGTCATCCCCGGCTTCTCGCGCAAGGCGGTGCAGATGGCCAAGGCCGGGATCTACGACCTCCGCATCCACCACGACGACATCGTCGCGCCGCTGCTCCGGCAGTGGGGCGTGTGGGAGCTGGAGGGGCTCGACGCCGACGGCGAGGCGGCTCGCGACGAGCTCGCGGCCGCGGTCGCCACGCTCGACGGCGAGGCGACGCGCTTCGTCGAGCGGCGGGACGAGGCGGCGGCGAAGAAGGCCGCGCGTCAGGCCTGA
- a CDS encoding zinc-dependent alcohol dehydrogenase, which translates to MKAAVVPTLGAPLEIRDVPVPEPGPGQVLVRIETCGLCHTDIHAARGEWPVKPKDQLIPGHEGVGIVEAVGEGDLPVAVGQRVALPWLGQACGHCRYCVDGWETYCTSPAYMGYTMDGSYAEYAVAWASHVVPVPDGVDPMDAAPLTCAGVTTYKAIKVADPKPNETCMVVGIGGLGHLGLQYARIFGTRTVAVDVHDDKLQLAKDLGADHVIDARGDQAAQLAELGGVDIALVTVPSPAAMQAAHAALNPNGRLVIVGLPADNRLELPVFETVLKGISIIGSLVGTRNDLAACFDLHARGLTRVVTESRTLDDVNACFEEVLAGEVPARLVFDMR; encoded by the coding sequence ATGAAGGCTGCCGTCGTCCCCACCCTCGGCGCACCGCTGGAGATCCGCGACGTCCCCGTCCCCGAGCCCGGCCCCGGCCAGGTGCTCGTGCGGATCGAGACCTGCGGGCTCTGCCACACCGACATCCACGCGGCCCGCGGCGAGTGGCCCGTGAAGCCCAAGGACCAGCTCATCCCCGGCCATGAGGGCGTCGGCATCGTCGAGGCCGTCGGTGAGGGCGACCTGCCCGTGGCGGTCGGCCAACGTGTCGCGCTCCCGTGGCTCGGGCAGGCCTGCGGCCACTGCCGCTACTGCGTCGACGGCTGGGAGACCTACTGCACCAGCCCGGCCTACATGGGCTACACGATGGACGGCAGCTACGCGGAGTACGCCGTCGCGTGGGCCAGCCACGTCGTGCCCGTCCCGGACGGCGTCGACCCGATGGACGCCGCGCCGCTGACCTGCGCCGGCGTGACGACGTACAAGGCCATCAAGGTCGCGGACCCCAAGCCGAACGAGACCTGCATGGTCGTCGGCATCGGTGGCCTCGGGCACCTGGGTCTGCAGTACGCCCGGATCTTCGGCACCCGCACCGTCGCCGTCGACGTGCACGACGACAAGCTGCAGCTGGCGAAGGACCTGGGCGCCGACCATGTCATCGACGCGCGCGGCGACCAGGCGGCCCAGCTCGCCGAGCTCGGCGGGGTCGACATCGCGCTGGTGACGGTGCCGTCGCCGGCCGCCATGCAGGCCGCGCACGCCGCCCTCAACCCCAACGGTCGGCTCGTGATCGTCGGCCTGCCGGCCGACAACCGCCTCGAGCTCCCGGTCTTCGAGACCGTGCTCAAGGGCATCTCGATCATCGGGTCGCTGGTCGGGACGCGCAACGACCTCGCCGCCTGCTTCGACCTCCACGCTCGCGGCCTGACCCGCGTCGTGACCGAGAGCCGCACGCTCGACGACGTCAACGCGTGCTTCGAGGAGGTGCTGGCCGGGGAGGTTCCGGCGCGACTGGTCTTCGACATGCGGTGA